In one Paraburkholderia azotifigens genomic region, the following are encoded:
- a CDS encoding Ku protein, with protein MAARSIASLSLSFGLVSIPVKLYSATESSSDVRFNMLAPDGSRVKQQYISESSGAVVERSSMKKGYEFEKDRFVVFTADELKALEESASHVVEIVAFIPEKSVDPVYYDKAYYIAPDRRGGKPYSLLQQALAESGRCALAKWASKGKTRIVQVRPSADGLVFQQLLFADEVRSMKELNIEHVDVSASELKLAMQIIEQGTEDHYDPAAYEDEEKKRILAAIDRKIEGKQVISTERADAPAEGGEVIDLMEALRASLRGGAKARPAAAPKRKAAEPVAEIAEAPRARKPAARAAKAPAEAPAKVRARK; from the coding sequence ATGGCGGCACGCTCGATTGCATCGTTGTCCCTCTCGTTCGGGCTGGTCTCGATTCCCGTCAAGCTGTATTCCGCGACCGAAAGCTCGTCGGACGTGCGCTTCAACATGCTCGCGCCCGACGGTTCGCGCGTGAAGCAGCAATACATTTCCGAATCGAGCGGCGCGGTCGTCGAGCGATCGTCGATGAAGAAAGGCTACGAGTTCGAGAAGGACCGATTCGTCGTATTTACCGCCGACGAGCTGAAAGCGCTGGAGGAAAGCGCGAGCCACGTCGTCGAGATCGTGGCCTTCATCCCCGAAAAATCGGTCGATCCCGTCTACTACGACAAGGCGTACTACATCGCACCCGACCGCCGCGGTGGCAAGCCGTATAGCCTGCTGCAGCAGGCGCTCGCGGAAAGCGGCCGCTGCGCGCTGGCGAAGTGGGCGTCCAAGGGCAAGACGCGGATCGTGCAGGTGCGGCCTTCCGCAGACGGGCTGGTGTTCCAGCAACTGCTGTTCGCCGACGAAGTGCGTTCGATGAAAGAACTCAATATCGAGCATGTCGATGTGTCGGCGTCGGAGCTCAAGCTCGCGATGCAGATCATCGAGCAGGGCACGGAAGATCATTACGATCCCGCCGCGTACGAGGACGAGGAGAAGAAGCGCATTCTCGCGGCCATCGACCGCAAGATCGAAGGCAAGCAGGTTATTTCGACCGAGCGCGCCGACGCACCCGCCGAAGGCGGCGAAGTAATCGATCTGATGGAAGCATTGCGCGCGAGCCTGCGTGGCGGCGCGAAGGCGAGGCCTGCGGCTGCGCCGAAGCGCAAGGCAGCCGAACCCGTCGCGGAGATCGCTGAGGCGCCGCGGGCCCGCAAGCCGGCGGCGCGCGCGGCCAAGGCGCCTGCCGAGGCACCCGCGAAGGTTCGGGCGCGCAAGTGA
- a CDS encoding tetratricopeptide repeat protein has product MTANDAPHSLTMRELQSMLGVSRRIIAGLIGAGFVTPARGPRNALRFTFQDVVLLRTALQLRASNIPPRRIIQALTRLRTELPDELPLSGIRVTAIGNDIAVRTGPAQWDAITGQQLLDFEIAEIKGDVVFLESAPKPEDAARQAEDWYDLGGQLMRSDVKGAEQAYRNAIELAKEPFYAAYVDLGALLCETEARCDDALRVFDEALDHFPNDAVLHFNRAVALEGLDRLDEAERSYERCLALDPSYADAHHNLAILLDNLGDKQGLLRHLNAYRRLTT; this is encoded by the coding sequence GTGACGGCAAACGACGCGCCGCACAGCCTGACGATGCGTGAGTTGCAATCGATGCTGGGCGTCTCGCGGCGAATCATCGCCGGACTGATCGGCGCCGGCTTCGTCACGCCCGCACGCGGGCCGCGCAATGCGCTGCGCTTCACGTTTCAGGACGTGGTGCTGCTCAGAACCGCGCTGCAATTGCGCGCGTCGAATATTCCGCCGCGCCGGATCATCCAGGCATTGACGCGGCTGCGCACCGAACTGCCTGACGAACTGCCGCTGTCGGGAATCCGCGTGACGGCTATCGGCAACGACATCGCGGTGAGAACGGGGCCCGCGCAGTGGGACGCGATCACGGGACAGCAACTGCTCGACTTCGAGATCGCCGAAATCAAAGGGGATGTGGTGTTCCTCGAGTCGGCGCCGAAGCCGGAAGACGCCGCGCGGCAAGCCGAAGACTGGTACGACCTGGGCGGGCAACTGATGAGGTCGGACGTGAAGGGCGCGGAGCAGGCGTATCGAAACGCAATCGAACTGGCGAAGGAACCGTTTTATGCCGCATATGTCGATCTCGGCGCGCTGCTGTGCGAAACGGAAGCGCGCTGCGACGACGCGCTTCGCGTATTCGATGAAGCGCTAGACCATTTCCCGAACGACGCCGTGCTGCATTTCAATCGCGCGGTCGCGCTGGAGGGGCTGGACCGGCTCGACGAAGCAGAACGCAGTTACGAGCGTTGTCTTGCGCTCGATCCATCGTATGCCGATGCGCATCACAACCTCGCGATCCTGCTCGACAACCTCGGCGACAAGCAAGGTTTGTTGCGGCATCTGAACGCCTATCGGCGGCTGACAACCTAG